The Candidatus Desulfofervidus auxilii DNA segment AAGAGTAGGGATTTTCTTTATGTCTGGTGGATGGGACATGGTTCAGGTTTTGGGCCAGATTTCTGTAATCTTTCGATGGATATCAGTAATACTGGAGAGAAAGTCACAGATACAGAACTAACTACATATATCGACAATGTGTCAAACTATAGAAAACGCAGCGTTGCTATTATGACCTGCCATTCCGGAGGGATGGTTGATAACCTTAATACTACTGGCAACAAAACCGTGGTCCTAACATCATCCACATGCAGTCAAAGCTCCTACGATGCTCTATTCACATGTAATGGTATATTTCATGCGGAATTCAACTACACTTTACCAAACGCTTTACGTCTTAAAGATCCATGTGGTACCGCTGTTGGCTCGGACTACAATGGCAATAATTATGTATCATTATCGGAGGCTCACCAATATAATACAGCAACTATGGCTAGATCAACTCCACAAATGGGTGATCCAGATGGTATCGCAACAACTACCTATATTAAGAAAAAGAAACCATAAATAGGGATAGTACTGAAATTGTTTTGGAGGAGAAAAAAAGAGGGTGATACATAAATACATCATAAATATTTACAATAATAAAAACTAAGTAAAACTAAAAAAGGAGGATTGAGTATGAAAAAAATATGTTTAATGGTATTTTTGTCTATTTCTTTGCTTTTCCTTATCTTTTCTTCCCAAGTTAAAGCCAGAACAGAAATTTACAATATTTTAGCTAAAGGAAGTAAATGGGTGCTCAATGTAGATGGAGAAGTAGGAATATTGGAGTTGCTTGGTGGCAGAGGAGGCAGAACCAGAGACGGCGGTTGGGAAATGGCTATGGACATAAGGTGGCAGAATAACCCAGGAACTCTAAAGGCCTGGGCCGATGGTAGAAATATAGAACAAAGGGTGGTTTTAAATGTCCAAAGAAAAAATGGCCTGAAAGTAACCTGTGAGGGGTATATTGCTCAGGAGACAGATAAATTTATGGCCGGGATAACTAAACACCCTGCCCGGCCTAGAGATATAAAAGGGGCCTGGTATGCCATAAAAAAGAAGAGCTTGACACCTAGGGTAGTGGATACCGAATCCCCTAAGACCTCTATTGAAGTAGAGGGTATCCTTGTCTTTACTCGTGGAGATAGAATTAAAATCAGGGCTAGTGCAGAAGATAATGTAAAAGTTGCCAAGATTAATATCTATGTAGATGGCAAGCTAGTAAAAACCTGTAAGGCATGGGAATGTTGGTATTCTGAAAAACTCACCCAGGTAGGTCCGCATAAATGCTGGGCAGTGGCTGAGGATACATCGGGAAACAAAGGGCGTTCTAAAACCTTGGAGTTTATGGTTCATCCTACGGCTAAACCAGGGCCAGCGTTGACTACCAAAATCCAGCCTTATCATCCAAACAGTCAGGATAAGATTAAATTTATAGCAAAAGCCAGCCATCCCAGTGGTGTAAAAAGTATAACTATTTTTATTAATAATCGTCCTGTTAAAACCTGTAATCAAAATCATTGTGAGTATCAGGGAGGACCTTATCCGGCTGGAAAGTTAGTCTGGAGGGTTTCTGCCAAAAGTAGAGATGGTGGAGTGACTTATGGATACGACAATACCCTAGAAATAAAGCCTTTAGAAATTGGAAAATGCTCTATTTCAGGAAAGGTTTATGGAGCTGGTGCTGATGCAGCCCGTGTTTTCTTTGTCATTCTTTATGGACCAAATGATTTAAATTTACATAGAGAAACTAAGCATTTTGATGCAAATGGGCGTTACCGCTTTACTGGACTTCCTAATGGTCGCTATTTGCTGGTGGTTGATACCCGTGCTGATATTGCTATTGGCCCCCATCCTTCAAGGAGAGTTATAGAATGCCGCGGAGGCCCGGTTAGTAATGTGGACTTTGAGTTGAAATGAAGGAAAATTTGGAGAAAAGGAGGCAAAGAGAAATTTTTTAATCAAACTACCCTTTTAGGGAAATACAAAAAGGAGGAAGATAATGCCTAATGAAAAAGATTGGGAAGAGAAATTAATTTATGGGAAAAAACAGGAACTTACCAGAGGTAAAGTCACGCGGGGAGAGGTGGTTGGTGATAGGACCATTATTAATCTTAAAGCATTCTCCAAGGAATACAAACTTGCTCATGCCTACGCCAATGTTCGCAATTTAGAGTATCTTTCAGATAAACCAATAAAGCTTCAAACATTTTCAGATTATATAAAGCCACGCAGAAAATTAATCAAAATGCCATTTACAGTTGAGAGGAAACCCAGGCCAAGGTTTCCGCGTGATGAAGCTTATCTGAACAGAAAGACAAGACGTCACTATCCTAACGGAGATTTACTGATATTAGTTGATAAAGCAGTTTATCCTGCAGTTGCTCATAGTATCAGACAATATGTGCTGGATGTGGGAAAAGATGGTTATTGGGCAACCATTCATGTAGTAAGCGGAGGCACACCTGCTAATATTCGTGCCTATATCAGAAGACGGAGACCCGTAGGTGTATTGTTAGTTGGCGCAATCTCTGTGCCTTGGTTTGAGCTTGATAATGATTTCCATGGCGCACATTCTGAATTCCCCTGTGATTTGTATTATATGGATACAAATGGAATCTGGCATGACCCTGATGGTGATGGCAAGTTTAGTAGCCATTCTGGAAATATAGATCCAGAAATTTGGGTGGGACGCCTTTGGACTCCCACTGCAAATGGTAATGACGCTACCCTTATCAATGATTATTTTGCTCGCAATCACAAGTTTCGTCTTGGAATGTTAGGTCATGCTCATTCAGCCTTAGCTTACGTAGATGATGACTGGAGAGGATTTGATGACTGTGCATTTGATGAGATGTTTCCTGCCTCTGTAATCACAAAATACACAGACCCCCATAAGACTGATGCTGATCTTTATAAAGCAGAAGTAAACTCTTTACGTTCATGGGTGCAGTTATGTGCCCACTCCTGGACACACGGTCATGCTTTAAAAGTAGGAGGCACTAATGAGTATATCCAAGTCTCTTATTTTAGAGATACTAACCCACCAAATGCCCATTTTTATAATCTTTTTTGTTGTGGTCCAGGTAGATTCCCCACCGCTGATTATCTAGCTGGCTGGTATATCTTTGATAAAACTGGAGGAGGCAAAAACCTTGGTTTAACCGCTATTGCAAGTGCCAAGTCAGGTTCCATGCTTTTCTTTGAAGATTTTTATAGACCCATGGGTAGAGGAAAAACTGTTGGAGATGCCTTTGTAGAATGGTGGAAGGAGCGTGGCCCTGACCATGAACTTTGGGAGCGCCGGTGGTTTTATGGTCTTGTATTGCTTGGTGACCCAACTTTAGCTTGGTGGAAAGGAGCAGTCCCCCAACTTGAACAGCCACAAAGAGAGGATGTATTTGACCACTGGCCAAGAAAGATGCAACTTAGATGGGACCCGGTAAATCTGCCTGTGGTAAAATATCATGTTCAAGTAGATTATTTTGATGGCCATTGGGCCGAAGAAACAGGTCGTTATTGCTACAACTATCACAATATTACTAGCAATACATTGGAACATACCTTTGTAGGGGCACAGCGTGGACGCTGGCGGGTTAGAGCAAAGGTAAATGGCAGGATGTGTGCGTGGTCTCCTTGGTCATATTTTAGGTTTACCATTTAGTTAGTGTTTGAAAATAAAAAAGGAGGTATTTTATTATGGCAATAGAAGTTAAGAAATATCACATCTTATTTTATGGTAGCCCTTCTGGTTATCAGACAAATCGGGCCCAGATTGCACTTTATGATAATAATAACAAAACCGTAGCTTACATTAGATTTAATGACCCTGGGATGTTTTTTGAGAATGATTATCAAAGTGGTGGAATTATTCGGATGCATTTACCTTCAGCAATGTTTCAAAATGTATTAGATGTGCTGCGGAATGAAAAACCTATTTATATTTATTTTGTGCAAAACCGGGGTTTTTTAGGAACATCAACAGAGCCTATAGGAGAAGGTGAATAAAAAGAAAAGGAGGGAATGAGTATGAGGAAACTTTATGTAGCAATTATTTTTGTGGCAAGTATTATCTTCATTGGGTTTGCTAATGCTGATCAGGTCAAAGTCAACATTGTTTATCCCATAAATGGAGCGAGTTATCCTATTACTGATCCATCTGTTGGAAAATTACACTCAGCTTATTTTACAGCGAGCTTTAGCGTGACTTGCGGGGGAGGTAGCCATAAGGTCAAATGGGGATTTGACCGTTCGACACTTGGAAGCTCAACATTTTATGACCAGACAAGTATTCAATTTGTGCACAAGTTGCCAGGTGGTAGCCATGTTTTTTGGGTAAAGTCAGACTGCGGGGAAAACAGAGTGAAGTTTAGGATTGGAAGGTAATTATTAGTTGCAATAAAAAACTAAAATAAGGAGGTTGTTTATGGCAGAAAATAAAATTTTAGGAATGGGGTGGTTACCAGATCTTCCTGATTATAGGGATTACACACCAGAACACAGAGAAATTAAACCCCTGCTTGAGGAGATGAACTTAGTAGAAGTAGAGAAGGTAAGCTTACCACCCTCTGTAGACTTAAGACCATGGTGCTCAGAGATTGAGGATCAGGGTGCATTGGGTTCATGCACCGCTCATGCTGGAGTGGGTTTGATAGAATATTATGAAAGAAAGGCCTTTGGGACTCACATTGATGCATCCCGGCTATTTCTCTATAAAGTAACTCGAAACCTCTTAGGCTGGACAGGAGACACAGGTGCCTATCTACGGACCACCATGGGCGCCATGGTATTATTTGGGGTGCCACCTGAAAAATACTGGCCTTATATTACTAGGAAACACCCTGGTCCTGCAGGAGAGAGAACCTTTGATGATGAACCACCAGCCTTTTGTTATGCCTTTGCCCAAAACTATCAAACTATAAGATATTATAGACTTGACCCACCAGGCATTTTGTTGACTACACTTCTTCAAAGAATTAAGGCCTACTTAGCAGCTAAAATGCCATCTATGTTTGGATTTACAGTCTTTAGCTCTATAAGACAGGCAGGCACTACAGGAAAAATTCCATTTCCATGTCCAGGTGAGAGGATACTGGGTGGCCATGCGGTTGTAGCTGTAGGATATGATGATGGAATGAAAATCAAAAACACCATATGTGGAAGGGAAACCACTGGAGCACTTTTAATCAGAAACTCCTGGGGCACGGACTGGGGTGAAAATGGTTATGGTTGGTTGCCATATGAGTATGTGTTGCAGGGAATGGCTAGAGATTGGTGGACAGTTATAAAAAAAGAGTATGTGCCTACCAAACAGTTTGGAATTTAAGTTATAGAAATGGAGAGAGGGCAATTGCTCCTTGTTTACTAAAAGTAAGGTGAAGGATGAGTAAACTTTGTGCTTTAGTTATTGGTCACAAGAAGCAGTCTCCAGGGGCGGTAAATGTAAAAGCAGGCATTACAGAATTTGATTTTAATGAAGATTTGGCAATGCGTATTGAGAAGAAGCTAAAAAACACACAAATTCAAAGAGTTTATCGGAGAACCTACAAACAGTTACCTGATGATATCAATGCACTTAATCCTGATTTTATTATCAGCCTTCACTGTAATGCCTATAATACTGAGGTATCAGGAACAGAGGTGCTTTATTATCATAAATCTGAGAAGGGAAAAAAGATGGCAGAAATCCTTTTGTCACATCTGGTTGCTTATCTAAAACTGCCTAATAGAGGAATAAGACCAAAGACAAGTGAAGACAGAGGTGGCTATCTTTTACGGTATACTAAAGCTCCATGTGTCATTGCCGAGCCTTTCTTTATTGACCATGATGATGACCTTGCAAGGGCTCAGGCAGATATGGATGGATTGGCAGAGAGTTATGCAGTAGCAATTACTCAAATATCTGAAGCACTGTCTTAGCCATTTTTGAACCCTGGAGAAGGGCTTTAGGAAAATGAATAAAGGTTTGTTGCTTGTTTAAGAAGGTGTACATATGAAAAGATTAAAAATTTCCTTTTTTCTCCTGGTGGCCTTCTTTGTCTTCTCCTGTTTGGACATAGATAATTCTTTAAGTCAGATAAACCTTAGTGCCATCAGTGATTCTACCGAAACCAGATATGGGGCTCATATAGATGATAAAGGATGGGTTCATTTTGTAGTTTATTCCCCTGAAGCTATACAGGTAAATTTACTGCTGTTTAATCAACCAGCGGATAAAATGCCAAAATATACAATACCTATGAAAAAGGTGGGTAATGACTGGAAGACAAAGATCAAAGGGGATGGTATTGGGGCAGGCTTATTTTATATGTATCAGGCAAAGGGATTAAATCAAGTTTCTAAATATGATCAATATGGATTGATGTTTAATGAAAATTACTATTTAAATGACCCTTATGCCTATAAGACCCAGGATGTAAAATACTCTGCCTTTTTCTCCTCCACCCCTTATACAGACATTACTTCTCCTATTTATAATGGAGGTGGGAAAAGCATAGTATATGACCACACAAAGGATATTCATCCAGGACATGTTAAGGTCAAAAGGGAAGATTTGATTATTTATGAACTCCATGTTCAGGATTATACAGCAAGGATAACAGGGTTATGTTCCTCTAAAAAAGGAACTTATTTAGGACTGGCTCAAAGTGGCTTAAAGACAGCAGGAGGTCTCAGTGCAGGTATAGACCATCTAGTAGAATTAGGTATAACGGCAGTGGAGCTTATGCCGTTAATGGAATATGATGAAGAAACAGGAAATGAAGAAGGAAGATATAATCATTGGGGATATATGACTACTAACTTTTTTGCCCCTGAGGCTAGATATGCATCTGTAAAGGGAAATCAAATAATAGAGTTAAAACAGTTAATAAAGGCCCTTCATGAAAGAGGAATCGCGGTGTTTATGGATGTTGTCTATAACCATACAGGAGAACAGGGCCCCTGGATAGATAATGAAAGACTTGCTGTCAAATATTATAACTTTATGGGATTATGTAATACCTATTTTTACAGGTCTACAAATGATGGGAAATATTATTTCAATAACACCGGGACAGGCAATGATGTTAGTTATAAAGGAACGGATAATATATTTACTAAAAGACTAGTAACAGACTCTCTGGCGATGTGGTATCAAATCTATGGTATTGATGGCTTTAGGTTTGATTTAGCCCGAATTTTGGCGGATGGTTCCTTTAGTGCGGCGGATTGGATAGATAATGACCCAAGGTTTTCTGATGCCCATCTTCATGCTGAGCCATGGGACTTGGGGGGACAATGGTGGGATTTTATGGACAATTATGGTTGGAACTATCTTAACAACAGGTGGGCAAAGTGGCTGGGGAAATACCGGGACAAAATAAGAAAATTTTCTGCCTCAAATTTAAGGAACAAAATGGCCTTTAAGCAACTTATTGAAGGTTATGGTTCTGTAAGCAATAACATGGGGGCAGCCGCAACCACGAAGCCCTGGCGGTCGGTTAATTTTATCGCTGTGCATGATGGCTATACTTTAAGGGATTGTGTCTATTTTAATGATTCAGGTGGCTCTCATAATTGTTGGGACAGTGGAGGTGATGAAGATTTAAGGAGAAAGAGAGAGAAATTAATGATGGGTATTTTACTTACCTCTCAAGGAGTGCCTCTTATTTTACAGGGGGATGAATTTGGCAGGACAAAATCGACTGCCTTATCTCAAGCCGATGCCCGCAATACCTATAACTATGAGTCTTCTACTGAAGATAAAAAAATAAATCATGTCAATTGGATTGACTGGAGATTGAAAGATGGGGACAATAGCCAATCACCAAATGCCCCTAATTATGGAAAGGAATTATTTCATTGGACAAAGGATTTAATCAGATTAAGAAAACAATGGAGCCATTTTAGGCGAGCAGATTTTGTAGAATATGTGGATAAAGCCTGGAATGGAGGACTAAATGCAGGCTCTGCCAATGATGCAAAGTTTTCTTATGCCTGGGAAGGAGCTGATGGAGGTCCTATTCAATTAGCAATAATATGGTGGGGTAAAAAAGCAGAACCTGATATAATGGTCATTTATAATGAGAGTTGGAATGATTTCAAGGTGACTAACTTAAAAGATTGGTCACAAGGAGACTGGAAGGTTTTGGCCAGGTCTTGGCAGAATGATGATTTTGATTTTTGTAATATAGAAAACTGGGAAAATTGTGAAGATGCTGGTAACTCTATTATTATAAAAGACAGGTCAATGGCAATATTGATCAGTGATAATGATTAGGAGGTAGGAATGAAAAGCCTGGTTTTATTGGTGACTTTTCTTTTTTTATTTTGTGGAATTTCTAGCGCAGGCGTGCTTTATGGCAGAATCATTCAAGAAAATGGGAATCCTTTAGCAAAAACAAGGATTGTTATTGAAGGAAAAGAAGTAATCACCAATGAATTTGGTGGCTATGCAGTTAGATTACCAGATGGTGAGAGGGAACTAAATATTTCTATTAATGATATATCTTATCCCTCTGAAAGAATAAAAATCTATTCTCCAAGGACAAAACAAAACTGGAGGATAGACCCAAGAGAAAAAAAATTGATAAAAATAAGGTAAAAAATGGAGACAAAGGATAAATCTAGGGACTGGGTAGATACCTTAGCCAAACTCTTGCCAGGCATTGGGGCGATTATCGCAGGTATCTTTATTCCATTGGTAATCCACATCAATGCTGAAAGGAGCAGGAGTAACCAATTGTATACAGAGATTGTAAGTAAGCGGGAGATGGCAGATACAGAGCTTAGGGCAAAGATGTTTGAAAATCTGATAAAGTGCTTTTTTGGCAGTACTTCCCAACAAAAGACAAATAAAGAAAAACTCACTTTACTGCGGCTTTTGGCCTTAAATTTTCATGAATTCTTTGACTTAAAACCCTTATTTGAAGAGTTGGAAACTGAATTAGGAGAAATAGAAGAAAAAAATAAACTCAGGGAGATTGCTAAAGAAATAGCAGGAAAACAGGAGGCATTACTTTCCCATATAAAGGAAGGAATGGTATTTGAGAGAGTCTTATATGAAGGTGAAGAAAATGGGATAATAGTGCCCCCTGAAGATATGAATCCTTATAGAGATCACCGTTTGGGGATTGTTCTTAAAGAGATTGGACAAAATGAGGCCTATGTTAAACTCCATGTGATAGATATTCCAGAAGGGGTTAAAGATGTGGGCGAAACCGCAGAGCTCTGCTTTGAGGTAAGTTTTTATGATATGCCATTTATAGATAATACCAAGCTTTTTAATGCTACTCGTTTTGCCATCACTTTAAAAGACATTGTTATGGATGAAAAGCAAAAAAAGGCTGCCAGAATAAAGATTATCTTTTTCCCTGAAACTTACATGAGCACTAGGGATAGACCATATCTAGATGAAATGCTACAACAATTGAGAAAAAGCAAAAAGGGAATATAGGAGGTGAGGATGCCTGTTTTTGATTTAGAAAATATCATCGGCAAACTGGCCTTAGAAAAGGCAGGGAAAAATTCTTAAACGCCCTTGAGGATGAGGCAGTAGAAACATTTTTAGAAGTACTTTCTGGTTCTTATGAGGTTGAAGTTTACGTTTGATCCTTCTTATAGAAGAAATAGTGCCGTTTTTGAGACAAAAACCCTGATTTTTTCCAATGACAACCCTCCTTTTGGGAAGTGGTATTGGGCTTAATCCAAGTTTTTCATAGATAAATTGCAAAACATAAGAAAATAAGGTATATCCTCCTAATTGAAGGAGGACACACCCATGAAAGACCTGACAAATCTTACACCTTGTTTTCTAAAAAATGTTGCAAAGTAAATAAATAGTGATAACATCCTGTTCTAATTTCTCTAGGAGGAAAAGATGAGAAGAACAATTGGTTTTATCGGTGGTGGCAATATGGGGGAGGCTATTATAAAGGGCATCCTTAAGAGTAAACTATATAAATCAGAAGACATAATGGTTTCTGATATTAGAAAAGAAAGGCTTAAATACTTGAAAAGTGCCTATCAGATAAAAGCCTTTGATAATAATCCTGAGATGGTCAAAGAATGTCAAGTGATCATTCTGGCGGTAAAACCTCAAAATGCAAAAAATGTCCTAGAAGAAATTAAGGGTGTGGTAAGTCCTGAACAATTACTGATTTCCATTATGGCTGGAATATCTACCTCATTTGTAGAAGATTTCTTTTCTAAAAGTATTCCTGTTATCCGCGTGATG contains these protein-coding regions:
- a CDS encoding C13 family peptidase is translated as MPKWTRNFIFIIMSLFFIFSVGCAHKYAVLVSTNQVIEDDNAYHSEWWYDLFLQYKMLRENGFKDKNIYVLYGNGTDFNTAHADYNSIIQFGHTITDMAVNKANIQSVFTTLGGKVKSRDFLYVWWMGHGSGFGPDFCNLSMDISNTGEKVTDTELTTYIDNVSNYRKRSVAIMTCHSGGMVDNLNTTGNKTVVLTSSTCSQSSYDALFTCNGIFHAEFNYTLPNALRLKDPCGTAVGSDYNGNNYVSLSEAHQYNTATMARSTPQMGDPDGIATTTYIKKKKP
- a CDS encoding Ig-like domain-containing protein, which codes for MKKICLMVFLSISLLFLIFSSQVKARTEIYNILAKGSKWVLNVDGEVGILELLGGRGGRTRDGGWEMAMDIRWQNNPGTLKAWADGRNIEQRVVLNVQRKNGLKVTCEGYIAQETDKFMAGITKHPARPRDIKGAWYAIKKKSLTPRVVDTESPKTSIEVEGILVFTRGDRIKIRASAEDNVKVAKINIYVDGKLVKTCKAWECWYSEKLTQVGPHKCWAVAEDTSGNKGRSKTLEFMVHPTAKPGPALTTKIQPYHPNSQDKIKFIAKASHPSGVKSITIFINNRPVKTCNQNHCEYQGGPYPAGKLVWRVSAKSRDGGVTYGYDNTLEIKPLEIGKCSISGKVYGAGADAARVFFVILYGPNDLNLHRETKHFDANGRYRFTGLPNGRYLLVVDTRADIAIGPHPSRRVIECRGGPVSNVDFELK
- a CDS encoding C25 family cysteine peptidase, encoding MPNEKDWEEKLIYGKKQELTRGKVTRGEVVGDRTIINLKAFSKEYKLAHAYANVRNLEYLSDKPIKLQTFSDYIKPRRKLIKMPFTVERKPRPRFPRDEAYLNRKTRRHYPNGDLLILVDKAVYPAVAHSIRQYVLDVGKDGYWATIHVVSGGTPANIRAYIRRRRPVGVLLVGAISVPWFELDNDFHGAHSEFPCDLYYMDTNGIWHDPDGDGKFSSHSGNIDPEIWVGRLWTPTANGNDATLINDYFARNHKFRLGMLGHAHSALAYVDDDWRGFDDCAFDEMFPASVITKYTDPHKTDADLYKAEVNSLRSWVQLCAHSWTHGHALKVGGTNEYIQVSYFRDTNPPNAHFYNLFCCGPGRFPTADYLAGWYIFDKTGGGKNLGLTAIASAKSGSMLFFEDFYRPMGRGKTVGDAFVEWWKERGPDHELWERRWFYGLVLLGDPTLAWWKGAVPQLEQPQREDVFDHWPRKMQLRWDPVNLPVVKYHVQVDYFDGHWAEETGRYCYNYHNITSNTLEHTFVGAQRGRWRVRAKVNGRMCAWSPWSYFRFTI
- a CDS encoding C1 family peptidase, encoding MAENKILGMGWLPDLPDYRDYTPEHREIKPLLEEMNLVEVEKVSLPPSVDLRPWCSEIEDQGALGSCTAHAGVGLIEYYERKAFGTHIDASRLFLYKVTRNLLGWTGDTGAYLRTTMGAMVLFGVPPEKYWPYITRKHPGPAGERTFDDEPPAFCYAFAQNYQTIRYYRLDPPGILLTTLLQRIKAYLAAKMPSMFGFTVFSSIRQAGTTGKIPFPCPGERILGGHAVVAVGYDDGMKIKNTICGRETTGALLIRNSWGTDWGENGYGWLPYEYVLQGMARDWWTVIKKEYVPTKQFGI
- a CDS encoding N-acetylmuramoyl-L-alanine amidase produces the protein MSKLCALVIGHKKQSPGAVNVKAGITEFDFNEDLAMRIEKKLKNTQIQRVYRRTYKQLPDDINALNPDFIISLHCNAYNTEVSGTEVLYYHKSEKGKKMAEILLSHLVAYLKLPNRGIRPKTSEDRGGYLLRYTKAPCVIAEPFFIDHDDDLARAQADMDGLAESYAVAITQISEALS
- a CDS encoding alpha-amylase family glycosyl hydrolase, with the translated sequence MKRLKISFFLLVAFFVFSCLDIDNSLSQINLSAISDSTETRYGAHIDDKGWVHFVVYSPEAIQVNLLLFNQPADKMPKYTIPMKKVGNDWKTKIKGDGIGAGLFYMYQAKGLNQVSKYDQYGLMFNENYYLNDPYAYKTQDVKYSAFFSSTPYTDITSPIYNGGGKSIVYDHTKDIHPGHVKVKREDLIIYELHVQDYTARITGLCSSKKGTYLGLAQSGLKTAGGLSAGIDHLVELGITAVELMPLMEYDEETGNEEGRYNHWGYMTTNFFAPEARYASVKGNQIIELKQLIKALHERGIAVFMDVVYNHTGEQGPWIDNERLAVKYYNFMGLCNTYFYRSTNDGKYYFNNTGTGNDVSYKGTDNIFTKRLVTDSLAMWYQIYGIDGFRFDLARILADGSFSAADWIDNDPRFSDAHLHAEPWDLGGQWWDFMDNYGWNYLNNRWAKWLGKYRDKIRKFSASNLRNKMAFKQLIEGYGSVSNNMGAAATTKPWRSVNFIAVHDGYTLRDCVYFNDSGGSHNCWDSGGDEDLRRKREKLMMGILLTSQGVPLILQGDEFGRTKSTALSQADARNTYNYESSTEDKKINHVNWIDWRLKDGDNSQSPNAPNYGKELFHWTKDLIRLRKQWSHFRRADFVEYVDKAWNGGLNAGSANDAKFSYAWEGADGGPIQLAIIWWGKKAEPDIMVIYNESWNDFKVTNLKDWSQGDWKVLARSWQNDDFDFCNIENWENCEDAGNSIIIKDRSMAILISDND